TTggtcgtcgtcttcagaGTAGTAATAAGCAAGTCGGCGTCCCTTGAGAACAAAGAATCGAGGCTTCCATGTTGTCATCAGGTtggagctcttcttcttcatccagccGTAGTAATCGGCGTCCTTCATGGCCACTTGCGGCGATATTTTCAGTAGGCCCTGAGTGTAGGCGCTTGtttccttcttgcccttctttcCGCCCTTCTTGTTGCTCGGAGCCGTTGCTGTGACGGGACTCTTGAGGCCTTCATGAGAGTCGAGATCGAGGCTTTGTCCTGCTGAAGCAGTGCTGGATCCTGTTCGTACGGGGGAAGGCAAGGGCGGCTCATTAGTCGATAGATCAGCTGATCCACCACCCTTGGATCTCTCAAATGTGAGCTTATCCGAAATGGCTCGCATTGCTGGTCGAGTGGCTTTGCCGACTGGTTTGGTCACTGATGAGAGCCAGTCGGCACTGAGGCCCTGGGCCCTGCCGACAATGGGCGATGATTCCGTCTGGGTAGGGCTGACTACAGTATCCAGCTTGGTGACGGCGGGAGCAGGTCCATCCTTGGCTGGGGGCGGTGGGCGAACAGAATCGGTCGTATTCGTGGAGGCATTTCGTTTGTGGGGAGTCGGTTGGATGCCATAGTATTTCTGAGCGGCAGACGGCGCTCCATCCCGGAAAGAATCGACGCTACCGTATCTGGAGTGTCGGGAGAGGGCGGTTGCGCTACGTACTCTCTGCTCGTCCGCGTAGCTCTGCTGAGTCCCGTAGTTAGCGCTATCACGTTTCCGCAAGACATTGCGCTTCCGTCCATCTACCTCAGTGCCGGAAAAGTAGCCTCGGTCCAGCTCGACGGCTGAGTCCTGCAAATCTTGTTCGGATACGCCTAGCATTTCTTGTAGTCCCGTGGAGGAGAGCGGTCTTTGAGAAGTCTGCGAGACAGCGCCGCCCAAGGTCCAGTTTCGATCAAAGGAAGGCTGTTTCTTATGCACGCCATCACCACCGGCAGAGAGATTCGCGTTTGCCGATACCTTGGGCACCGTCGCATTGGAGCCTGGAAGGCGGAATTCGGTCGATGAGTGTCGTCGTGAGTGGTTGAGGTCCCGAATGGAAGCTGCCGACGGCCGCTTGAGGTGTGTACGTGATGGGCTCTCCTGAGTGCCATTTGTTGGGGTCATATGAGCGGCTGGAGAGGCCTTGTTAGATGACTGAGCCAGGGACAGGCGCCTAGCCTGGACGGAGGTGGGTCGTGATATTGAGTTCCCTGTCAGGGTGCTCGTTCGACTTCTCGTCCGTTTCGCGTCCTCGGATCCGCCATCGCTGCCGCGCGTATGCGTGGCGCGCCTTGAATCTGGTTCGTCGACACTAACCTCATCTTGGAGAGCCTTAATCTTCTGCCACGTTTTAAGGCGGCGGCCGACGGAGCCTAGGTCGAAATCCTTGATGAACAGGGAGCTCTGATCCATGCTTAATAACACTTCGCCGGAAATTTCCTGGTCCCTAAAAACTTCGCAGTGGTGCTTCTCCACGCCCTCAGTAAAGAGATATTCGGCCACGTCGTCTGGGGACCAGGCCTCCACCTCGGCGCGACTATGtactgcctcttcttcttcgtccgtctcttctccttggatATACGACATTCGGTGGTCAATCGCAACGCTGTACTCGCTGCCGGAGTCTGTGGCGGCAGCGTTGCCATGACTGGTGCCAGGCGGTGACTGCAAATGAGTAATGTGCTCGTTGATAACGTTCAAAGTCTCATTTAGAAACTCGTCCTGTCCCGTGCTGTCAAGGCCGGAAACAGGCGATCCTGTGCCACCCAGACCAGACACAGGAGCTGATTCAGCTTTGACCAGATGCGATGGCAAAGCAGATGGCATCGCGCTTGAAGACAGAGGTACGGTAGATGTACTGGCCGAAGCAAGATTACTCGCGGTGCCTTGGAGGGATGCTTCTTGTGTAACCTCCACCAAGGGTGACAGCGGTTGCGAAGCAACGAAGGCAGGAGTCGAGGTTGGGTTCGAAACGGCTCTTGGGTTCGGTCGGGTATAGACTAGCGAATTAGCCAGTTAGCAGAAGATTCATCCATCAAGTGACGTGTACTTAAAGCGACGCACCTTCAGGGAAGAGGCCAGTATTATTGTTCGCGACGTGCCGACCCAGGAAccatccatcaccaaacTCGTCGTCTCGTTCTAGTAACTCGACCCGGTCTCCCTTCTTGAGGCTCAGCTCATCCGAGCTGCGGGCAATAAAGTCGTCTGCATCAATAAGAAAAGGATTAGTAGTTGGAATCTCGGCGCATTGCCTTGCGGGGGGAGTACGAAGACGTACGGATCACCATCAAGACGTCGCCCACGTCGGGCCGGGAAGGCCCATCGTTTGCTCGCGACGCCATTGTCGTCGACACTTGTTTCGATCTGAATGGACtcgatggaggagaagagtcgATGCGCTCGCAGAGTCTTGTCTCTGTCGTTGCCCGGCTCGCCACCCCTTTGAAGCCGCTTGGACCTCGTCGAGCTTCCGGGGACGGAGGAGGCGAGGGCTGGGAAGTGCGGGCGGTTCGCCTTGTGCGCCGCCGTATTCAGcgaccaagagcaagagggCTGTGCCGACAGGATTGAAGCTCGGCTAGGGGATGATTGGACGGCTTGGTGGTTGAAGTCGGGTTGCAAGAGAGGACTTTAGCGTGCTGTGGTACGATTGGGCGGGCTGTGGTTAGTGGGCGGGATGCACGCGGCGAATCGCAGGGGCGAACAAGATCTGGTAGGTCGGTGATAGAGCATGTCGCACCGAATCCggagtacctgtacctgaCTGTGCCGCATTCCTGTCGGCGACTAACTAGTACCTTGTACCTGGGACTGGCACCGTGCGATATCGTGTAGGCGACACGGAGCATGGGGGGGATATTTATAGAGGCGGGCTCTCTTCGTATGTTACGTACGGGTTGGGGTCCACATGGGGGCTCGTATGTGCCCTAGAGCCAAAGCATTGATGGAGTGCATTGCAGGTGCTCCGTTGCTGTATGTGTACGGGAGTGGGTTTGAGTGTGTATGGGGATTTTGTCTACTCATATCCAAGGTACGAAGATGATTCATGTTGTATGTCGGTACAGTAGCTGATAGTGCCCCTGTTAGAAGAATAtagcaatagtagcagaGAGTAGACGCTATATCCGTCCTTAATAGAGACAGTAGCAGACAGTAACAAACAGTAGCAGATAGTAGCAAATAGTAGTAGAGGGTAGTAGACAGTAGAAACTACCAAGATGCTATCAGTAGCAGCGGGCAGCAAGAAAGGCGATATGTAAATATAAGATTCTTTCCTTTATTATCGTGTCCAACCTCAGACAAGCGTCTTGTAATTGAGCAAGACGGGATGAAGCTCTGAATGCTGAATATCCCCTTCCGACTTAGACTGGCATCCAAAGAACCCCGCACTGACTTGACAGATGTCAGTGTACAATTGAAAACAACCTTATTCAAAGCTGCTGGGTACATGTCCATAAGAGCACTGAAATTTGATCACTTGCAGCTTCGTGATGACTTTGTCTATCAGCTGCCCGCCTGATTGCGATTTCGGCTCATCTGTCGAATGAGGAACAGTTTTAATTTGATTGCAGGGATTTTGGTAAGCTTCTCATACCAAGTGAAGGAAACTTTTCGTAgtcgtcttctttgcatTTCCGGaattcttcaagaaggtACGCCCTTGAATAACTGCATTTTTATTTAATGATTCTTTCAGCCATTACCCAGCCTTACTAAAATAAAGTGCGTATGAGCCTCGATTCGTAATCAGTAGTCTTTACACATCACCTTGGCAACGAGGTTATAAAACACCCAGCCACTCCAGCTAGCATTCTCTTCTGTCTATCAAACTCTCCATCATTTTAATATCGACTAGCAGCACTCTTGTCTATATATTGaactctccctcttcttgtCGTTGGTAAAAGCAACACCCTCCAGTCATTTGTTGATAAAGTGATATCAATGTCAACCGCCAGCAGTTCATCTTGGGCCTATCTACCAGCAGAGATCAGGGCGTTGGTCCTCGAATTTTTGTCCAAGGACGGCTGTAGCCTCGCTGGCTTCGTCACAGTATCGCGAGAATGGCAGACGTTCATCGAAAAGCATATCTTTGCACGAATCACGTTGACACCTTTTCGCCTCGCAGATTTCGGTCCAATGATACATCGTAATCAGGCTCTCGTGCGCTACATATGGCTTTGCTTGGAACTCGAAGACTACGATTGCACTGAATGTGACCCTGATAACGAGATCTTGGGAATAAGTTTTGCGGATAACCTCCGAGTCATAACAACATTCACGAGGCTATTCAGAACTCTCAGTACATGGAAACCAAGCGGCAGCTTAGTGCTCGATATCAGTGTTCACTCTCCTAGTGATCCACTGCACTGGTTCAGATATCTGACTTTTGAGCCTGATGCTGCCTCTGGCGTGCGCCGTCGTCGAAGCTCAGAGCTGTCTCCGTTGGCCAAATTGAACAGCCATGGTTGGATTGGTGGCAGGCGAGCTTCTGCCCCGAacgtcttttcttttcaaaaAGTTTTCGCCGAGATTTTGGGCGAAAAAAGGCCATTCGATAAtgatcaacaagaagaacagTGGTGGCAGAAACTTCCAGTAGTTCCAGCCGTCACGGCTATATTGCTACGCCAACAAACTCGCCGACGATGGAAGCCGAAAACCTTGAAATATATGCTCGCCCACTTTCCTAGGCTCGAGGATTTTCACTACGAGCCTTGGATGCAATGGTATGATTTCCGACAGGAGTTGACAGATCGAGGTAAGCGCATTAAGCCAATCTCTCGATCTTCGTCATGCTAACCGCAGGTGACCTCGTCTTTGGTGTAAGGTAGATTTCATATCACTTTCCGAATCGCTCACTTTCAGACAACTACGGAAGCTTGTGGTATTCGAGAACTTCAATCCACAGTACCTTCTTGATTTCGCAGGGTGTGATCCTTTTCGAATCTCAACTTCTGAAGTCAGCCGCGCAGTCGCCGAAGCCAGTCTTAAGCTTGAGCACCTCTCAGCGTCGATCATGGTGGATGCTAGCTATTTCTTCCAAGCTCGTGACCCTTCCTGGACGTGGCCCAACTTGACTTGGCTTGCGATGACTTCAAGGCTACTTGGACCCGGTGCGTGCCCGGCGGGCATCGACGCCATACTCATCGCAGcatcagccgccgccatgaaAATGCCAAATCTTCAAGTAATGGAGCTTTGGAACGGGCAGAAGGGAATGGCGATACTTTTCAGATACCAGAAGGCCGAGGGAGGGCAGCCTGCTGTAATCACCCGAAAAGCAACGTGGGAATTTGTCCTGGGGCCTGCTGTGATCGGGGCATGGGAACACGTCGCACGGGAGCATCGCTGCAGCGGATGCGTTGTTATCACGGAGTTGATAGACGCTGGCCTTATTCAGTCACTTGGTGACGCAATTCATCATTTGAAGCTCTCGAACCCAGTTATTCGGCCTATCTCGTTGCGGCAGATTCGGATAGAACACGGAATTCAGACGGGAGTGCATACATTAAGTGAAGGCTTAGTATCTTTTGCCAGCGAGTAACGTGcacctcctcaacctcactTCGTCATCCCATGAATCAACATTATTAACTACCAACTCTCCCCTACTTATACAAAGTGCTACGAGGTCGACGAAGCTGGGAGCTTCGCAGCCCTGCCTTAGCCGAACCCCGAGGAAGAATACCCGACCGAGCCTGAAGGACGACTCGAATCCAGCCCCAACTGCCATCTTCGTTGCCTCGCAGCCGCTGTGTCTGTGTCCCCACGTCCAACATTGATTGGGCGGCTGCTTTCATTTCCAGCCGTACCAATGTGATACTAGGTAGCCACTCCCTTGCATGTGCTACTCCGCAATGATGCCGGCTCTGATACTCGCACAATGGCCGAGTTGAAAGCCAGCAATGTTAGAACCTGCCAGCCTCAGCACAGTGTACAGGATGGTCTGATTCTATATATAAAGCCTGAAGCAGCTCTCTCGCGCCCCTTCTCGCTTCTATTCCCTCTATCTTTGCTCTCAGTTAACCGACCGTTGAGATACGCGGACAACGACGCAGCGGCTTCATTCAGAACCGGGCTACTGCACTCCGTGCGGGACACAGTGTCCTAAAACCACCTCAGCTGTCTGTTTTAGCGGCATGCAGGAGCTTAGCCATTTGAAAAAAgccccatccatccatgcgATTTGATGCCGCTTACAGCAAACGGTTAGCACTCTGAAAGGTACCCGACATCCATGACTAATTCCACCCTGATTGTCAAACGTCAACTGAGAGATGCTTGATATTGACACTCGCGaggtacatgcatgtacgagCTGCATGGGCCAAGACAATGAGATGTGGTGGAGTTGGGCACGAGGAgcatatgtacatgtatgttggTGTCAGTCAACATGGATTAGGACATGTTATAGGTAGAGAGCCGGCATGAACCCTGGCATATAGTACatagtacatgtagtaaTATGCGTTGCTACCTGGCAAGTATTAATCATGTCTGATATAAGGCGAGGCAGCATGGAGTGATGGCATGAACCCGGGATACTCCCCCTCGTTTGATTCGTCTGTAGGGTCCTTATTATTAGCGACtccaagagcaaagagggaAACATAAGGCAACCAAGACACAACCCCTGCCACTGGGACGCCACCATGCATCTTGCTCGACCTCTTCATTTCAGAAGGCTCCCTTTGTGTAACGTCGCCTACCGGCATACATGTACTGGTGTTCAGGTGGCCATTTGTGCGGGAGCTGTCTAGGTGGGGGAAGCAATGATCCATTTTGcaaagagagagtgagagggcTTCAGCATACATACACAGTACAGGCTGCAACTGACATGGAAGCTATCATTATATTCTCCGTCTCGTGCCACCCTGCCTTGAGCAGCCTTacaacatacatgtatacagACATGGAAGCTACTAGAATGTCTTGCCGCTCCTCAGACGCATGGCAACAGACTGCATGCTACCCTCACCGCTCAACAGGCACATGCTTCCAGTGCCCAGTCCTAGTGCCTGTGCGTTTCTCACCCAGAACCGGATGTTTGTTTCGCTGCATGGCTTGCTGTGGCTTGCatggaaaaaggaaaaaagagggagtGTGACAAACAGTGTATGGGACTGAGATCCCTGCAAAGTCGCTTTCAGCTCTGTCACTGCGAACACGTCGGCACAGGCATCCCGCTCAGAATGGCAAAAAGGTCCTGTCAAAAAGCTCCGTGGTGGCGCTCGCTCTATCATGGATGTGTGGTTTGTGGTTAGTATGGAGCGGCACGATCATCCATATCTTAGACATTGTAAATTGCTACCAGGTATTCGGGTATAAATACAGGTACCTATACAGATCTTTTCGTGCTCAATCTTTTATCCttccttcctctctcttctcttctcttctcttctgttctctcctctcctcacCTACACGGCTCGTCACATGTACATGTCTTGATTTGAATGTGACTTGCTCCCACCTCCTGCTTCTTTATACCGATCCATCCAACTCATGactactacctagtagttaGTGTTGCTGCAAGGATCCATCTGCCAAGGTAATACTACAGTCAGTCCAACTAGTATATCCGTCTATTCTCAAAGGCCATGCTTGCGGGGCTCAACTAACAGGTCACTTCCCGCCAACAGACTTCGACTCAGCCAACCGTCATGCCTCCAAAGCCTCGGACCGGACAGATTCGCAAGCCAGAACCACGGAGACGCAAGCCTAACACCATAAACCTGCAGTTGGCAGTTGGTCAAAGCATGGATTACACAGCTACTGCCGTCAATCCTGGTGCTACTTCTGCCATGCCCCTGCTGCCCTTCCTCGCTCCCATGCCTAGTTCCGCACCGGCACCAATTTCAGATGCACCCATGGCACGAGAATATGTAGACCTGTATAATATCTTgccccctccttcttcccatAGGTACGAGCCAAGTTTGGCCCTTTACACATCACTTGGCCCCTTTCTCATTTCCTAGTCTTCCTctatcttccttcttctttatcatcatcatcaatagaGTCTTCCGTCactcttggccttttcctttgtctttaGCACCCAGCAAAGCTCGTACCGTTTAAAAGCCCCTATTCATATTTGCTAACAGGTATTTATGTGTGCCAAATAGCACTTCCTCCGTGTTgccatctccgtctctcACAGATGAAGCGAGTCCGGCGTCGGCTCACGCTCCAGCTGAGCCATACGAACAACAAACGACGGCACCCGCAGAAACAGCAATGGTGTTGCCTTCAACTCATGAAACCATAACCTATCAGACCACGAATAGTCAAAACGGCGCTATCCAAAGGCCAGCCCAGGAATCGAATCAGCCCACGAGAGAGGAGACTCCTCTCCATACAGCCGTGATTTGGGCCATCTCAGTGATTCGACAGCGAGCCGAAGAATTCAAAGACGGCAAATGCCCGGCCAACAATGCTGAGCAGAGTCGATATACCACACTGCTAAACGCATGCCACAGTTTGGATGCCGTTTTCCTCATCGTTCATCAacagtgctgctgctggaagttGGACAGAAAGGCGGCATATGCAGCCTTGGTCCCCATCCCCCCTGAACTCATTGATATAGCCTTTAGTGAGCTCTGTAGCGTCTTTAGTGATGATAAGCACATGCAAATAACCGACCCTCATTGGCAATGGTTCTCAAATTTCCCTGGGTTTAGAAACGTTGTCGGCCTTGACCGGATATACATCCAAGCCAAGGACTTCATCGCCGCGTTTGCCATGCACTGGCCAGCCATGAAGAAAAGTCTCCTATCTCAGATGATACCACCGATGGCGTATCAAATACGCGATATCCTTAGATGTGTATCAAACACAATCGCCAGTGCACTATTTAAGCGCATCCGCAAAACAATCGGGATTCCGGACGGCCCAATGTCCGCCAGGCTCAACCATCTCTTCACCATGGATAACCGCCAAGAGCTCAATTTCGAAGAACAGAGTGTCCCGCAGGAAGAGATGGACAGAGTCCGCAgcacgatgatgacgacttACGTGACCTTCGTTCGAGAGACccgagaagaacaagcccGTCTGGCAGGTGAGTCAATGTCCAACTTTTAGGACTGATTGATGGCATGGAAACTGACAGCTGTGATTATGTGTAGAGGTAGGTGCAGTATCAGCTGCGCCAGCTGCCAACACATCCCACAGAATACCACCATTTCCCTCATCCAATCacgccaacatcaacacaAACATAAATATAAATAGGCTGGCGGCACCATCTCAGCAACAGCCACCTTCACAAGGTCCTCCGCAGTGCCAGGCTCCTGATACCGTGAACCATCAACCTCACGCAGCTCCTCCACAGCCTTCTCACCAACAACCACAGAGTCTTGAAGACCCTCAGCCTGCTGTTCATCCGCCGCCTCAGCCCGCAGCGAATTTCCAAAACCAACGTCAGCCCCCTCAACCTGCACCTCAACTTCCacctcaacctcagcatcagcctcaAATTTTACCCTCTCAGCATCCACCTCAACCCCAACAGCAACCCCAATCTCAACTTCcacctcagcctcaacctcaatctcaatctcagcatcaatctcaggACCAACTCCAGCATCAACGTCAACTTCCACCTCGGCATCAACCCCAAATTGAATCCCAACCTCAGCACCAATCTCAGCACCAATCTCAGCCTCAACCTgagcatcaatctcaatctcaacatcagcatcagcctcaacatcaatctcaactccAGCCCCAGCAGTCCGGTCTACGGTATCCAACTAGTGTGATTCACTGCCAACAAACCTCACATCCTTTGATGGCACCAAAACCACCGGGGCAGCCCGTCCCAGGGCATTCGAACCTGCTCCCTCCGATAATCCCACCGCAAAATGATATGGAATCAACACCTCCCACAGCCATgtcccagcagcagccgagCCACAACTACggccctccccctcctcctcaccatcATTACTGtcatcctcagcatcagACTCATCCTCCtattcatcctcctcatcaccaaGGCCatccccagcagcatcaatacCAGCATCAATACCAGCATCAAGATCCTCGCAATCCCCCTCACAGTCATGGTCACAGTCCGAGTCTCAATGCCCGGCCAATGCAGCATCCCCTTCAGATCACACAGGTCCCTTTGCCCTCCCCATGGCCGCGAGAGCAGCAAGTCCAGACACAGGGCAGCAGTAGCCGCCAATATCAGACACCGCCACCTCTGCCGCCAAACAGTCCATATCAACACCTATCTCACCCATATTACCATCACCATATGCCTCCAGGGCAGGTTGCACAGGCTCCTCAGCTTCCATCGGCACCCCACGCCCTTCAAGCCCCTTGGACGCCTCAGCCTCACCAAGTTTCTCGGACCTCTCAGCTTCAAATGGCCCCGCAACCCTTTATGACgcctcagcatcatcagatTCACCACGCCACAGCACAAATGCTGCAAGCATCCGGAATGCAGTATATGCAGCCGCAAATGCGCCCTCAAAACTATTATTCACCGTCTACATCGTCTCCCGCCTCAACACGCAGTCAGCCCCATCCTCAATTCACTACTTATCCTATCTCGCCCTACGAATATCCCACCAGCCCACATCATTGGACATCTGTTCGAGCAGGCCTGCACTTGACTCGTTTGCGCAGCCCTCGGAGAGCTCCCTCAAGTCGAGATCAAAGCCCTGGTGCGGAGAGGACTCGTTACTACCAATTTTTCTCAAAATTCATTTTGGAACCAATAGAAATTCGGCCATACATGGGGGTAACCACCTTGGAATTTAATATTTCCCGAGAAGATTTGGACAGTCTCTCCCTTACCGCTGTATCATCCGAATCAACTGATGATGAGCCCATATATGAGGTACCTGTGAGTCGACATTTTAACAATTCTCATCGATACCGCATCCGCTTGTGCGAAATGCGCGGGCAAGAAGGACAACAGACCTTTGATGCAGCCACATGGTCTCGAACTCCGACTTACTGGCCGCcgcatttctttttctcgttCAATGATGAAATAATCCATGTCCGTCGTAGGCAACACTTTCATCACGATTTGCCTATCGAACTTACCGACTCCCTGGTCGAAGGCAAGAATACGATCAAAGTGAATTTGCCTTACTTTTCTCAAAAtctaaagaaaaatattgcTTACTTCATGGCTGTGGAACTTGTAACGACATTAAATCACAACTCCGTTCGGGATTTAGTGGTTTCTGGGCCACATACCACTGTAGAAGCAACCAAACACGAGATAAGCAGGCGGCTACAGAGACTAGAGACCGATGAAATTGTCATTGAGAGTGATACCATGACAATCTCGGTCACAGACATATTTAGTTCTAAGCTCGTGGACATCCCCGTCCGAGGCCGCCAGTGCCGTCATCTCGAATGTATTGATTTACAAAATTGGCTGGACTCGCGTCCATCTAAGTGGCCACAAGATGTGGATGAGCCATCAGTGGTTGACTGCTGGGCTTGCCCCTTGTGTGGTATGGATGCCAGGCCTTGCAATCTACTAGTGGACAATTTCTTCGTTGAAATAAAGAACAAGATCCTGGAGAGCGGCAAAATTAACACCAAAAAGATTGAGATGCATGCCAATGGTAACTGGTCTCCTATAGAAGAgcctgatggagatgatgagtcGTCAGATAGGGATGGCGCCCAGCAAAAATAATCAGGCCATGGAGCGCCGGGGGATGGTAAATGGGACCATGCCAATGTTGACAGTTTACAGGTATATATCACCAATTGTATTTGGAAAATGTACGAAATTTTATGGGCATGGAGGGCAATTTGTCTGAGCTAAAATGATGTGAGGACTTTTGGAGTCATTGATACAGCAAGGGAATGAAGCATGAGCAGTCTATTTTTTGACAACTTTCCTGGAATACAGCTTCAGATATTGGGTCAATTCAGATTGGAAGCCACTTTGGGTTATGGAAGCTTTCAAGCTTCAGATTGTTGTTTATGTACGTACGCAATCTATTGTTGTGAAGACTCTAAAGCTTCACATTGGTTCGGGGTTATGggttacatgtatgttgCAAAGCTAGGCACTTTATTCAGCGCGCAGATATGTTGGCTAGCCATATAGCAGTACTATTATTTGCGGGGAGAGAGAACtcaaaaaagcaaagaagaaataagTAGAAGAAATTTTTCACACAAAATATGGCTTCTATTGGTATAaattgaagatgagattgacagCTTCGCACATTTACTTACTCCCAGCTCATGGTGCTGACGCTGGACACAGTCCGCCGAAACTCTTCCAGCTGTAATTCAGTGCTTCCACTCCACCGACCCCGCCAAGATCCATAGATATCATCACTTGGAAACGAAACTTTCGAGTCTCCATGACGAGAAAAGAATCCGAAACAAATCATTGATCCAAATACACTATAGTCAATAACAGCTCGTTTAGAGTATGAGCGAATTCCTAGAGACGTCGAGATCGCAGAGCC
This genomic stretch from Trichoderma breve strain T069 chromosome 1, whole genome shotgun sequence harbors:
- a CDS encoding SAM domain (Sterile alpha motif) domain-containing protein is translated as MASRANDGPSRPDVGDVLMVIHDFIARSSDELSLKKGDRVELLERDDEFGDGWFLGRHVANNNTGLFPEVYTRPNPRAVSNPTSTPAFVASQPLSPLVEVTQEASLQGTASNLASASTSTVPLSSSAMPSALPSHLVKAESAPVSGLGGTGSPVSGLDSTGQDEFLNETLNVINEHITHLQSPPGTSHGNAAATDSGSEYSVAIDHRMSYIQGEETDEEEEAVHSRAEVEAWSPDDVAEYLFTEGVEKHHCEVFRDQEISGEVLLSMDQSSLFIKDFDLGSVGRRLKTWQKIKALQDEARRLSLAQSSNKASPAAHMTPTNGTQESPSRTHLKRPSAASIRDLNHSRRHSSTEFRLPGSNATVPKVSANANLSAGGDGVHKKQPSFDRNWTLGGAVSQTSQRPLSSTGLQEMLGVSEQDLQDSAVELDRGYFSGTEVDGRKRNVLRKRDSANYGTQQSYADEQRVRSATALSRHSRYGSVDSFRDGAPSAAQKYYGIQPTPHKRNASTNTTDSVRPPPPAKDGPAPAVTKLDTVVSPTQTESSPIVGRAQGLSADWLSSVTKPVGKATRPAMRAISDKLTFERSKGGGSADLSTNEPPLPSPVRTGSSTASAGQSLDLDSHEGLKSPVTATAPSNKKGGKKGKKETSAYTQGLLKISPQVAMKDADYYGWMKKKSSNLMTTWKPRFFVLKGRRLAYYYSEDDDQEKGLIDISFHRVLPADNERLTGLHATLTGAGGGPSMPGSHSSPAGDDGAGVDKGDDTMFIFKLVPPRAGLSKGVSFTKPTVHYFAVPNLKQGRLWMAALMKSTIERDDTQPITTTYQQKTISLAKAKQMRHRPPGFEDSQMAAQDGEADSADKLAALKIDGARLDVNFGDKDSTFSPLSA